In Silene latifolia isolate original U9 population chromosome 3, ASM4854445v1, whole genome shotgun sequence, a single window of DNA contains:
- the LOC141646980 gene encoding proton pump-interactor 1-like, which translates to MGVEVEGSELPKVNEEAKVVVHDMENGITNESEPITFGSQGCDEEQPKEEAKNVSNTNLPKDATDEWPAEPQVHSFWIVKYRPYEDPKLKSEIEQLEKDIQKKSAQINLIYDEINPKRAEKEELHAIMSSLGEEKSQYQEFIDQKRKELKPLQDALGDLRGPGREKGVAICSSEEELNGIIRSLEYHIQHESVSLKEEKQILREIKEYEATRPKVIANAAMRAKVQESMGQKETIQDQVKLLGTDLDGVRKQKAAVQVKRDQLHAQVSVRKDQIAKLYTDVKVLKEKRQEAIDAVQELKKKREAGNTDYYQNRTIISNVKALAAKKDVKALEELVNTEVEKFMSEWNNKAFRKNYEKRILLSLDMRQLSIDGRMRNFDEKPLVKSESPMASEPVVSSKATSKPQKEASITTPVEENLSAEKAQTETRKGSKESKVILDRSLDDDDFVVEKPKKSTSNGSEIDAAKLKEMKKEEEKEKQRQAVERKKKLQEKAAAKAALRAQKEAEKKQKGREKKLKKKEGSLAQPADEDQPAEKADIDEPEKSNDEEAVETPAPTKSKDQKENALRNRKTVKSRGTLPKAILKKKKSANYWRWAYAGTAAITVLLLIIFGYNYLQNMRVTA; encoded by the exons ATGGGTGTGGAAGTTGAAGGATCGGAGTTGCCCAAGGTGAATGAGGAAGCCAAAGTGGTTGTTCATGACATGGAAAACGGTATAACGAATGAGTCTGAACCCATCACCTTTGGCTCACAAGGCTGTGACGAGGAACAACCTAAAGAAGAGGCAAAGAATGTCTCAAATACCAATCTTCCAAAGGATGCCACTGATGAGTGGCCCGCTGAGCCCCAAGTCCATTCCTTTTGGATCGTCAAGTATCGGCCTTATGAGGATCCCAAGTTAAAATCGGAAATTGAACAGCTTGAAAAAGACATTCAAAAGAAGAGTGCACAAATTAACCTGATATATGATGAAATTAATCCTAAAAGG GCTGAGAAAGAAGAATTGCATGCGATAATGTCGTCCTTAGGCGAGGAGAAATCACAATACCAGGAATTTATAGACCAGAAAAGGAAAGAACTGAAACCATTGCAAGATGCTTTGGGTGACTTGCGTGGTCCAGGGCGGGAGAAAGGAGTTGCCATATGCTCTTCTGAAGAAGAGCTAAATGGAATT ATACGAAGTTTGGAGTATCACATACAACATGAAAGTGTGTCTTTGAAGGAGGAGAAACAAATCTTAAGAGAAATTAAAGAATATGAAGCAACAAGGCCAAAAGTGATTGCAAATGCTGCTATGAGAGCAAAGGTTCAGGAGTCGATGGGGCAAAAGGAAACAATCCAGGATCAGGTCAAG CTTTTAGGTACTGACTTGGATGGAGTAAGGAAGCAGAAGGCAGCAGTGCAAGTAAAAAGGGACCAGCTGCATGCACAAGTGAGTGTTCGCAAAGATCAGATAGCTAAACTATATACTGATGTGAAAGTGCTCAAGGAGAAGAGGCAGGAAGCGATTGATGCTGTGCAGGAATTGAAGAAAAAACGTGAAGCTGGG AATACCGATTATTATCAAAACCGAACCATTATAAGTAATGTAAAAGCTCTTGCTGCGAAGAAGGATGTAAAGGCTCTCGAGGAACTTGTCAACACCGAG gTTGAAAAATTCATGTCTGAGTGGAACAATAAGGCTTTTAGAAAAAATTACGAGAAGAGGATTTTGTTGTCATTGGACATGCGACAATTGAGTATAGATGGACGGATGAGGAATTTCGATGAGAAGCCACTTGTGAAGTCAGAGTCACCGATGGCTTCTGAACCAGTGGTTTCATCGAAAGCTACAAGTAAACCGCAAAAGGAAGCTTCGATAACTACTCCAGTAGAGGAGAATTTATCTGCTGAAAAAGCTCAAACGGAAACTAGAAAAGGGAGCAAAGAGTCGAAGGTAATTTTAGACCGATCGTTGGACGACGACGACTTTGTGGtagaaaagccaaagaaaagCACGTCAAATGGCAGTGAAATTGATGCTGCGAAATTGAAAGAGATGAAGAAGGAAGAGGAAAAGGAAAAGCAAAGGCAAGCCGTGGAAAGAAAGAAGAAGCTTCAAGAGAAAGCTGCAGCTAAAGCAGCTCTTAGAGCCCAAAAGGAAGCCGAAAAGAAGCAAAAG GGCCGGGAAAAGAAACTGAAGAAGAAAGAAGGGTCATTAGCACAGCCAGCCGATGAGGACCAGCCAGCTGAAAAGGCAGACATCGATGAACCTGAAAAATCCAATGATGAGGAGGCTGTAGAAACGCCGGCCCCAACAAAATCCAAGGATCAGAAGGAAAATGCTCTCAGAAACCGAAAAACAGTAAAAAGTCGAGGTACGCTTCCCAAAGCCATACTCAAAAAGAAAAAGTCCGCTAATTACTGGCGTTGGGCGTATGCTGGCACTGCCGCCATTACAGTATTACTGCTTATCATCTTTGGCTACAACTATCTTCAGAATATGCGGGTCACCGCGTAA